A genomic window from Pseudoalteromonas piratica includes:
- the mazG gene encoding nucleoside triphosphate pyrophosphohydrolase — MSQSHNIEILLNIMSKLRDPDGGCPWDLQQDFASIVPHTLEEAYEVADCIERADLLELKDELGDLLFQIIFYAQLGKEQQLFNFDDIVAAICDKLVRRHPHVFANSEVFSEEQLKANWEEQKATERKQKSKTNTLDDIPHGLPALTRAQKIQKRVASVGFDWPSVKGALDKVEEEFQEVREELESNGPDEKLAEELGDLLFALVNVIRHSGFNAEQVLRNANNKFVRRFNSVELTITKSKPMKEASLEEMEAVWQRVKKLEKA, encoded by the coding sequence ATGAGCCAAAGCCACAATATTGAAATTCTGCTTAATATAATGAGCAAATTACGTGATCCCGACGGTGGTTGCCCTTGGGACTTGCAGCAAGATTTTGCCTCAATTGTGCCGCACACCCTTGAAGAGGCTTATGAAGTAGCCGATTGTATCGAACGAGCGGACTTGCTTGAGCTTAAAGATGAGTTGGGTGATTTACTGTTCCAAATTATCTTTTATGCGCAACTTGGGAAAGAACAGCAGCTATTTAACTTTGACGATATTGTTGCGGCTATTTGCGATAAATTAGTGCGCCGTCACCCGCATGTATTTGCCAATTCAGAAGTGTTTTCTGAAGAACAGCTAAAAGCGAATTGGGAAGAGCAAAAGGCTACAGAGCGTAAACAAAAATCAAAAACGAATACTCTTGATGATATTCCTCATGGCTTACCAGCACTGACGCGTGCGCAGAAAATTCAAAAACGTGTTGCCAGTGTTGGCTTTGATTGGCCATCAGTTAAAGGGGCGCTTGATAAAGTCGAAGAAGAGTTTCAAGAAGTTCGTGAAGAGCTAGAATCAAACGGACCAGATGAAAAATTGGCTGAAGAGCTAGGCGATTTACTGTTTGCTTTAGTCAATGTAATTCGCCATTCAGGGTTTAACGCTGAGCAGGTGTTGCGTAACGCTAATAATAAGTTTGTAAGGCGTTTTAATTCCGTTGAATTAACCATTACCAAGTCAAAACCAATGAAAGAAGCAAGCCTTGAAGAAATGGAAGCGGTTTGGCAGCGTGTTAAAAAGCTTGAGAAAGCGTAA
- a CDS encoding CTP synthase: MNTKFIFVTGGVVSSLGKGIAAASLAAILEARGLNVTILKLDPYINVDPGTMSPIQHGEVFVTEDGAETDLDLGHYERFIRTKMTKRNNFTQGRVFEDVLRRERRGEFLGATIQVIPHITNDIKRRVLDGAEGYDVAIVEVGGTVGDIESQPFLEALRQLGTELGREAALYMHLTLVPFLGAAGEVKTKPTQHSVKELRSIGIQPDILICRSDRQIPANERAKIALFTNVEEKAVISLKDVDSIYKIPALLKSQGLDELVCRRFYIEPPEADLSEWEQVLYQESNPTGEVTIGMVGKYIELPDAYKSVNEALKHAGLKNRVTVNIKYVDSQDVETKGVEILADLDGILVPGGFGGRGVEGKILTAQYARENKVPYLGICLGMQVALIEFARNVAGLEGANSSEFDADAEHKVIGLITEWLDKEGNVEQRSEESDLGGTMRLGSQKCHLVEGTKAREVYGAAEIFERHRHRYEVNNHYVEQLEKAGLVFSGLSEDKKLVEMIEHPNHPWFVAAQFHPEFTSGPRDGHRLFEGFVGAAYAQQKDEN, encoded by the coding sequence ATGAATACAAAATTTATCTTCGTTACAGGCGGGGTCGTTTCCTCCTTGGGTAAAGGTATTGCTGCAGCATCACTGGCTGCAATTTTAGAAGCGCGCGGTTTAAACGTAACGATTCTAAAGCTTGATCCTTACATTAATGTTGATCCTGGCACTATGAGCCCTATCCAGCACGGTGAAGTATTTGTTACCGAAGACGGTGCTGAGACTGACCTAGATTTAGGTCACTACGAGCGTTTTATTCGCACCAAAATGACTAAACGTAATAACTTTACGCAAGGTCGTGTTTTTGAAGACGTATTACGTCGTGAGCGTCGTGGTGAGTTCCTTGGCGCGACGATCCAAGTTATTCCTCATATTACTAACGATATCAAGCGCCGCGTACTGGATGGTGCAGAAGGTTATGATGTTGCTATCGTTGAAGTTGGCGGCACGGTAGGTGATATTGAATCACAGCCTTTCCTTGAAGCATTACGTCAACTTGGTACTGAGCTTGGCCGTGAAGCTGCACTTTACATGCACCTTACATTAGTGCCGTTCTTAGGTGCTGCGGGTGAAGTAAAAACAAAACCAACACAACACTCTGTAAAAGAGTTACGTTCAATTGGTATTCAGCCTGACATTCTTATTTGTCGTTCAGATCGCCAAATTCCTGCAAATGAACGAGCAAAGATTGCGTTATTTACAAACGTAGAAGAAAAAGCCGTAATCTCATTAAAAGATGTAGACAGTATTTATAAAATCCCTGCGCTTCTTAAATCGCAAGGTTTAGACGAACTAGTTTGTCGTCGCTTTTACATTGAGCCGCCAGAAGCGGATCTTTCTGAGTGGGAACAAGTACTTTATCAAGAGTCAAACCCAACAGGTGAAGTGACAATTGGTATGGTCGGTAAGTATATCGAACTACCAGATGCCTATAAATCAGTAAACGAAGCATTAAAGCACGCAGGCCTTAAAAACCGTGTAACGGTAAATATCAAGTATGTTGATTCACAGGATGTTGAAACAAAAGGTGTTGAGATACTGGCAGACCTTGACGGTATTTTAGTACCAGGTGGTTTCGGTGGTCGTGGTGTTGAAGGTAAAATTTTAACGGCACAATACGCTCGTGAAAACAAAGTACCATACTTAGGTATTTGTTTAGGTATGCAGGTTGCTTTAATTGAGTTTGCACGAAATGTTGCAGGTCTTGAAGGTGCTAACTCATCAGAGTTTGACGCTGACGCTGAGCACAAAGTAATTGGTTTAATTACTGAGTGGTTAGACAAAGAAGGTAACGTTGAGCAGCGCTCTGAAGAGTCTGATCTTGGCGGTACAATGCGTTTAGGTTCGCAAAAGTGTCACTTAGTTGAAGGTACGAAAGCGCGTGAAGTATATGGCGCAGCAGAAATTTTCGAACGTCACCGCCACAGATATGAAGTGAACAATCACTATGTTGAGCAACTTGAGAAAGCAGGCTTGGTGTTCTCTGGCTTATCAGAAGATAAAAAGCTAGTTGAAATGATTGAGCATCCAAACCACCCGTGGTTTGTAGCGGCTCAGTTCCACCCTGAGTTTACCTCAGGACCTCGTGATGGCCACCGTTTATTCGAAGGCTTCGTGGGTGCAGCATACGCGCAACAAAAAGACGAAAATTAA